One genomic window of Chanos chanos chromosome 13, fChaCha1.1, whole genome shotgun sequence includes the following:
- the LOC115826364 gene encoding apoptosis facilitator Bcl-2-like protein 14: protein MEPNPEQMSGTDEYRLLRAYCNKRKKSRSGPSSKSTAQHMSVACFASIKRSEIPLPTDGIDIVADKLTQIADHVPLVREYIEEDSSDCDDIIFKLVDILKESGDRLNEEIEKDRILVKTLQQSFTYSFFKKLTTAFIESVTVVRGPGKESSEKETEIAMTCEVTSRLTALDLQPMNRAMGFGAAYLKEHYSVWAKNQGGWENVLASEDEVE, encoded by the exons ATGGAACCAAATCCAGAGCAAATGTCTGGCACCGATGAATATCGTCTGCTTCGAGCTTAttgcaacaaaagaaaaaagtcaagaTCAGGCCCGAGTTCAAAGTCAACAGCCCAGCACATGAGTGTTGCGTGTTTTGCAAGTATCAAGAGAAGCGAAATTCCTCTTCCTACAG ATGGTATTGACATTGTGGCTGATAAACTGACACAGATTGCTGACCACGTTCCACTGGTTAGGGAATACATTGAGGAGGATTCATCGGATTGCGACG ATATTATCTTCAAGCTTGTTGACATACTGAAAGAGTCTGGAGACCGACTGAATGAAGAG ATCGAGAAGGACCGCATTCTCGTGAAGACGCTGCAGCAGTCTTTCACGTACAGCTTTTTTAAGAAATTGACTACAGCGTTTATTGAGAGCGTGACAGTAGTCAGGGGCCCGGGAAAGGAAAGCAGTGAGAAGGAGACCGAGATCGCCATGACCTGCGAGGTCACCAGCAGGCTCACGGCCTTGGACCTCCAGCCCATGAACCGGGCCATGGGATTTGGAGCGGCGTATCTGAAGGAACACTACTCAGTATGGGCCAAGAATCAGGGCGGCTGG GAAAATGTACTCGCTAGTGAAGATGAAGTGGAATGA
- the tph2 gene encoding tryptophan 5-hydroxylase 2 isoform X1 — protein MQPAMMMFSSKYWARRGLSLDSAMFDQQKVVSQMVSRTSVKPRRISFGRIDEKPDKEGKTLPPDLGKLALIFSVRNEVGALVKALRLFQEKHVNLAHIESRPSKRVPGEVEIYAECKCTKKEFSELVQHLKDHVNIVSHNIPQHVWSASVDHEDCVCVLGSLPDGDGVPWFPQKISELDQCSHRVLMYGSELDADHPGFKDSVYRQRRKYFVEVAMNYKFGQPIPRIEYTEEEVKTWGVVFRELTKLYPTHACREYLKNLPLLTKYCGYREDNIPQLEDVSLFLRERSGFTVRPVAGYLSPRDFLAGLAYRVFNCTQYVRHSTDPLYTPEPDTCHELLGHVPLLADPKFAQFSQEIGLASLGASDEDVQKLATCYFFTIEFGLCKQEGQLRAYGAGLLSSIGELKHALSDKAAVKTFDPKTTCFQECLITTFQEVYFVSESFEEAKEKMREFAKTIKRPFSVYYNPYTQSIDLLKDTRSIENVVQDLRSDLTTVCDALGKMNRYLGI, from the exons ATGCAGCCTGCCATGATGATGTTCTCCAGTAAGTACTGGGCCCGGCGCGGACTGTCCCTGGATTCGGCTATGTTTGATCAACAGAAGGTCGTAAGCCAAATGGTGAGCAGGA CCTCCGTGAAGCCCCGTAGGATTTCCTTTGGTCGGATAGATGAGAAGCCGGACAAAGAAGGAAAGACCCTGCCTCCTGATTTGGGAAAGTTGGCGTTGATATTTTCAGTGAGGAATGAGGTGGGCGCCTTAGTGAAGGCATTGCGACTATTTCAG GAGAAGCATGTGAACCTTGCCCATATTGAGTCCCGCCCATCTAAGCGAGTCCCCGGTGAGGTCGAAATATACGCCGAATGTAAATGCACCAAAAAGGAGTTTAGTGAGTTGGTGCAGCACCTTAAAGACCACGTCAACATAGTATCACACAACATCCCTCAGCATGTGTGGTCTGCCAGTGTAG AccatgaggactgtgtgtgtgttttggggagtTTGCCTGATGGGGATGGAGTGCCCTGGTTTCCCCAGAAGATCTCCGAACTGGACCAGTGCTCACATCGAGTTCTAATGTATGGGTCAGAACTGGACGCAGACCAtcca GGCTTCAAAGACAGTGTGTATCGACAAAGGAGGAAGTACTTTGTGGAAGTCGCAATGAATTACAAATT TGGACAGCCTATTCCCCGCATTGAGtacacagaggaggaggtgaagactTGGGGAGTAGTTTTCCGGGAACTGACCAAACTCTACCCCACACACGCCTGTCGCGAGTACCTGAAAAACCTTCCACTTCTAACCAAGTATTGTGGGTACAGGGAAGATAATATTCCCCAACTGGAGGATGtatctctcttcctcagag AGAGATCAGGTTTCACAGTAAGACCTGTGGCGGGTTATCTGTCACCGCGGGACTTCCTAGCTGGTTTGGCCTATCGCGTTTTCAACTGCACTCAGTATGTCCGACACAGCACCGATCCGCTTTACACGCCAGAGCC AGACACGTGCCACGAGTTGCTGGGTCACGTACCCCTCCTTGCAGACCCCAAGTTTGCTCAGTTTTCACAGGAAATTGGCCTTGCTTCGCTGGGGGCCTCAGATGAGGACGTACAGAAGCTGGCTACA TGTTACTTCTTCACCATTGAGTTTGGGCTGTGTAAGCAGGAGGGTCAGCTGAGGGCCTATGGGGCAGGACTGCTGTCATCCATTGGCGAGCTGAAG CATGCACTGTCAGACAAAGCCGCAGTGAAAACGTTCGACCCCAAGACAACCTGCTTCCAGGAGTGCCTCATCACTACTTTCCAAGAGGTGTATTTTGTCTCGGAGAGTTTTGAGGAAGCCAAGGAAAAGATGAG GGAGTTTGCCAAAACCATAAAGAGACCTTTCTCTGTCTACTACAATCCCTATACCCAGAGCATTGACCTACTTAAGGACACCAGGAGCATTGAAAACGTGGTGCAAGACTTGCGGAGTGACCTCACAACAGTCTGTGATGCTCTGGGCAAAATGAATAGATATCTCGGAATCTAG
- the tph2 gene encoding tryptophan 5-hydroxylase 2 isoform X2, with the protein MQPAMMMFSSKYWARRGLSLDSAMFDQQKVVSQMPRRISFGRIDEKPDKEGKTLPPDLGKLALIFSVRNEVGALVKALRLFQEKHVNLAHIESRPSKRVPGEVEIYAECKCTKKEFSELVQHLKDHVNIVSHNIPQHVWSASVDHEDCVCVLGSLPDGDGVPWFPQKISELDQCSHRVLMYGSELDADHPGFKDSVYRQRRKYFVEVAMNYKFGQPIPRIEYTEEEVKTWGVVFRELTKLYPTHACREYLKNLPLLTKYCGYREDNIPQLEDVSLFLRERSGFTVRPVAGYLSPRDFLAGLAYRVFNCTQYVRHSTDPLYTPEPDTCHELLGHVPLLADPKFAQFSQEIGLASLGASDEDVQKLATCYFFTIEFGLCKQEGQLRAYGAGLLSSIGELKHALSDKAAVKTFDPKTTCFQECLITTFQEVYFVSESFEEAKEKMREFAKTIKRPFSVYYNPYTQSIDLLKDTRSIENVVQDLRSDLTTVCDALGKMNRYLGI; encoded by the exons ATGCAGCCTGCCATGATGATGTTCTCCAGTAAGTACTGGGCCCGGCGCGGACTGTCCCTGGATTCGGCTATGTTTGATCAACAGAAGGTCGTAAGCCAAATG CCCCGTAGGATTTCCTTTGGTCGGATAGATGAGAAGCCGGACAAAGAAGGAAAGACCCTGCCTCCTGATTTGGGAAAGTTGGCGTTGATATTTTCAGTGAGGAATGAGGTGGGCGCCTTAGTGAAGGCATTGCGACTATTTCAG GAGAAGCATGTGAACCTTGCCCATATTGAGTCCCGCCCATCTAAGCGAGTCCCCGGTGAGGTCGAAATATACGCCGAATGTAAATGCACCAAAAAGGAGTTTAGTGAGTTGGTGCAGCACCTTAAAGACCACGTCAACATAGTATCACACAACATCCCTCAGCATGTGTGGTCTGCCAGTGTAG AccatgaggactgtgtgtgtgttttggggagtTTGCCTGATGGGGATGGAGTGCCCTGGTTTCCCCAGAAGATCTCCGAACTGGACCAGTGCTCACATCGAGTTCTAATGTATGGGTCAGAACTGGACGCAGACCAtcca GGCTTCAAAGACAGTGTGTATCGACAAAGGAGGAAGTACTTTGTGGAAGTCGCAATGAATTACAAATT TGGACAGCCTATTCCCCGCATTGAGtacacagaggaggaggtgaagactTGGGGAGTAGTTTTCCGGGAACTGACCAAACTCTACCCCACACACGCCTGTCGCGAGTACCTGAAAAACCTTCCACTTCTAACCAAGTATTGTGGGTACAGGGAAGATAATATTCCCCAACTGGAGGATGtatctctcttcctcagag AGAGATCAGGTTTCACAGTAAGACCTGTGGCGGGTTATCTGTCACCGCGGGACTTCCTAGCTGGTTTGGCCTATCGCGTTTTCAACTGCACTCAGTATGTCCGACACAGCACCGATCCGCTTTACACGCCAGAGCC AGACACGTGCCACGAGTTGCTGGGTCACGTACCCCTCCTTGCAGACCCCAAGTTTGCTCAGTTTTCACAGGAAATTGGCCTTGCTTCGCTGGGGGCCTCAGATGAGGACGTACAGAAGCTGGCTACA TGTTACTTCTTCACCATTGAGTTTGGGCTGTGTAAGCAGGAGGGTCAGCTGAGGGCCTATGGGGCAGGACTGCTGTCATCCATTGGCGAGCTGAAG CATGCACTGTCAGACAAAGCCGCAGTGAAAACGTTCGACCCCAAGACAACCTGCTTCCAGGAGTGCCTCATCACTACTTTCCAAGAGGTGTATTTTGTCTCGGAGAGTTTTGAGGAAGCCAAGGAAAAGATGAG GGAGTTTGCCAAAACCATAAAGAGACCTTTCTCTGTCTACTACAATCCCTATACCCAGAGCATTGACCTACTTAAGGACACCAGGAGCATTGAAAACGTGGTGCAAGACTTGCGGAGTGACCTCACAACAGTCTGTGATGCTCTGGGCAAAATGAATAGATATCTCGGAATCTAG
- the tph2 gene encoding tryptophan 5-hydroxylase 2 isoform X3, translated as MQPAMMMFSSKYWARRGLSLDSAMFDQQKVVSQMVSRITAISFGRIDEKPDKEGKTLPPDLGKLALIFSVRNEVGALVKALRLFQEKHVNLAHIESRPSKRVPGEVEIYAECKCTKKEFSELVQHLKDHVNIVSHNIPQHVWSASVGEPDLPWFPQKISELDQCSHRVLMYGSELDADHPGFKDSVYRQRRKYFVEVAMNYKFGQPIPRIEYTEEEVKTWGVVFRELTKLYPTHACREYLKNLPLLTKYCGYREDNIPQLEDVSLFLRERSGFTVRPVAGYLSPRDFLAGLAYRVFNCTQYVRHSTDPLYTPEPDTCHELLGHVPLLADPKFAQFSQEIGLASLGASDEDVQKLATCYFFTIEFGLCKQEGQLRAYGAGLLSSIGELKHALSDKAAVKTFDPKTTCFQECLITTFQEVYFVSESFEEAKEKMREFAKTIKRPFSVYYNPYTQSIDLLKDTRSIENVVQDLRSDLTTVCDALGKMNRYLGI; from the exons ATGCAGCCTGCCATGATGATGTTCTCCAGTAAGTACTGGGCCCGGCGCGGACTGTCCCTGGATTCGGCTATGTTTGATCAACAGAAGGTCGTAAGCCAAATGGTGAGCAGGATCACTGC GATTTCCTTTGGTCGGATAGATGAGAAGCCGGACAAAGAAGGAAAGACCCTGCCTCCTGATTTGGGAAAGTTGGCGTTGATATTTTCAGTGAGGAATGAGGTGGGCGCCTTAGTGAAGGCATTGCGACTATTTCAG GAGAAGCATGTGAACCTTGCCCATATTGAGTCCCGCCCATCTAAGCGAGTCCCCGGTGAGGTCGAAATATACGCCGAATGTAAATGCACCAAAAAGGAGTTTAGTGAGTTGGTGCAGCACCTTAAAGACCACGTCAACATAGTATCACACAACATCCCTCAGCATGTGTGGTCTGCCAGTGTAGGTGAGCCTGACT TGCCCTGGTTTCCCCAGAAGATCTCCGAACTGGACCAGTGCTCACATCGAGTTCTAATGTATGGGTCAGAACTGGACGCAGACCAtcca GGCTTCAAAGACAGTGTGTATCGACAAAGGAGGAAGTACTTTGTGGAAGTCGCAATGAATTACAAATT TGGACAGCCTATTCCCCGCATTGAGtacacagaggaggaggtgaagactTGGGGAGTAGTTTTCCGGGAACTGACCAAACTCTACCCCACACACGCCTGTCGCGAGTACCTGAAAAACCTTCCACTTCTAACCAAGTATTGTGGGTACAGGGAAGATAATATTCCCCAACTGGAGGATGtatctctcttcctcagag AGAGATCAGGTTTCACAGTAAGACCTGTGGCGGGTTATCTGTCACCGCGGGACTTCCTAGCTGGTTTGGCCTATCGCGTTTTCAACTGCACTCAGTATGTCCGACACAGCACCGATCCGCTTTACACGCCAGAGCC AGACACGTGCCACGAGTTGCTGGGTCACGTACCCCTCCTTGCAGACCCCAAGTTTGCTCAGTTTTCACAGGAAATTGGCCTTGCTTCGCTGGGGGCCTCAGATGAGGACGTACAGAAGCTGGCTACA TGTTACTTCTTCACCATTGAGTTTGGGCTGTGTAAGCAGGAGGGTCAGCTGAGGGCCTATGGGGCAGGACTGCTGTCATCCATTGGCGAGCTGAAG CATGCACTGTCAGACAAAGCCGCAGTGAAAACGTTCGACCCCAAGACAACCTGCTTCCAGGAGTGCCTCATCACTACTTTCCAAGAGGTGTATTTTGTCTCGGAGAGTTTTGAGGAAGCCAAGGAAAAGATGAG GGAGTTTGCCAAAACCATAAAGAGACCTTTCTCTGTCTACTACAATCCCTATACCCAGAGCATTGACCTACTTAAGGACACCAGGAGCATTGAAAACGTGGTGCAAGACTTGCGGAGTGACCTCACAACAGTCTGTGATGCTCTGGGCAAAATGAATAGATATCTCGGAATCTAG